A single region of the Chiloscyllium punctatum isolate Juve2018m chromosome 15, sChiPun1.3, whole genome shotgun sequence genome encodes:
- the akap11 gene encoding A-kinase anchor protein 11 isoform X2: protein MLSSQHQFSMKTLLQSTRQLCNVTLGQHCKGNDNITEVTFLGFSSSTEDEDLVDKQALAAIDSELSGLLNSFQLHKLKNTEIALLTGLKKHSRTKENTVSQHSPSEMVCVMRHPPASLKFTDSSVFSALSKYTRAIQFSLDGHSALTLHTEDDDTNQSVSSIEDDFVTAFEHLEEEEAGTEHGTAGFDPKHQDSALQAFTLDIAETTIPGDTPQRLSFDQSALPLLQNSQCSRQWSSAKSSVITLSSDPGKQRSFYRQRNAPIFTSSNRHKCVPSVSPSESEDSGGSSPSPVIFLDEEGYQKSLKANLELPQIPILKDDIEDSDSELSEFFDSFDQFDDLSEMLVGTAANLQHGSDPPNPLLRNNSTAKLPSDFTLQQCPTAAAAMNPQRFDQPVLPANVKKPTARKAESPYNNLSDVPDSPRPMNTSGEDSSPLFSPVHSSAFSPLAACGNSEGFGRVGASDTPIYHVLNLGGLSNTSSNDVSNVPHCIKCSVFKYPQTSGSEQRGAAGSTQDIHWSGGFAYLGKPASNENSNMKDCTLPQQKCSNVLKDGIQRIATELVEKSLGGAFKDLQKGVTSCTSTLCHLAARLASSVIHMALQEIGARQAFARRRTAINCLADYLVGDAISGAFQELEFVKKQIFNNAVARFATDLAEELVFEGIMEVCQFSHPPTPTSITSWSLEDEAKVVSCYARDLSESVLQEAFIELSQVDVTFTPQAAISISLDNIKDVGGEDVTQALKIINDAVNVKEETLLRHPEGCYTDAVAGKDLDVLHSPEADYKITKALLWVSGILSCVSVPSVVKTLSCDFSDSALHSCCHHVSSKVKLEQAPKSSLARPGSRSRKVDKVSPVSCVHQLVNQANSANCSGYVFCDTMNLCMEASDCETSTKSEGLDTNEVSPTIDKNCQTAVAMLDFVVNNAFDLVTVPKVEYEVEEYASQLSKKILFERVSESPPVSQKHFAAHLAEAIVRNSVDEVKTKAIMPYKDGGSQAADVETSQAPAARLQEIPEGQMLDQFSVRKLISDRQHQDMCSQSPDLLRTPPVSPNECIPGKHLTIPQHFAQELKGHLAEEFPPCTPPPSPTVGLKNSGVDSTEGVRGPELADSLMSLTEHLQGQAVMSTFQTLSADINGPNQELSLGLLGKSRAGLNKDGLFSEERLDHVEGSRSPETPPPTPQQSFHGKSLRSFSRKLKGELAKEFMPVTPPSTPHNHSAPSMAVMTQDTEQKAEFVLKLMRSLSEEVLDNEDDENFDFAERHSESREQPSPRRETKVLEKEELKLDIKRHALHYANQLASSIVSMATEIAAICVEDASKCDASKIRNFRVPPSSLWRSAARSELHTWGSGAEIKFPEEVVGSLWSYAGKVAGEVIRDAKKILSSKKQKVRKFKKDVGQAESSESSYGEQEHVGGEGLNTLADHWSQELVDSVHHSPSGSAPGLMSKHSSCESVTDEYAEYIMRMISREGGNGEVIVDHYASKLAFRTVKVGLEQAARRIRQKYKRRLLSYQQSRGEDGTKELLKFLTREDAQDGDLCSRGHDQRLSRKDSRDLTRFAESVAQTITYEVTQKLKTVSGIHGLPKSLTDSCLYERSQLEQMAEGLIKKTWTCSIKPVIQRNKRFHSTGSLDNYSHSIDSTNRALEHYVGKSVDSAVQLSMAETGDGALESRKQKECLAYAEKLTEMVLKCSLTDKESRSYINRLSSQTTALCSKNATRTPWLNSKALSKPEHSVHRTVGACQLDVPRIHIELEQRGLFPEDLMSVAIEKAKRDLSNTSLAADSGIGQDGTSFTESLAAEIMTSAMISASQSIVSASLKDGMRSSDSTTSQQLSLSVGDDSTGSWSNLSFEDEHPDETSSFLHLSDSNGNSSSWSSLGLEGDIYEENISFPPSDSDNSEDTEEEVQEDSEGMMQVKEILSILNIDLEPCSHDPQMRAVLQWIAASQSPVSLVYFKECYENELLHFPAVVRKAEVRGWKICDLLQAVLRYCNDVEQHPTGGHYIRTPLFDWLLENT, encoded by the exons ATGCTGAGCAGCCAACACCAATTTTCAATGAAGACCTTGCTACAGAGCACGCGGCAACTGTGTAATGTTACACTTGGTCAGCATTGTAAGGGAAATGACAACATTACTGAG GTCACTTTCTTAGGGTTTTCCAGTTCAACTGAAGATGAAGATTTGGTTGACAAACAG GCCCTGGCTGCTATTGATTCGGAGCTATCCGGTTTGCTGAATTCATTCCAGCTCCACAAGCTGAAGAACACTGAAATCGCTCTTTTGACAGGTTTGAAGAAACACTCCAGGACAAAGGAGAACACTGTTAGCCAG CATTCCCCATCTGAAATGGTTTGTGTAATGAGGCACCCACCAGCATCTCTAAAGTTCACCGACAGCTCTGTGTTCTCTGCACTCAGCAAATACACCAGAGCAATTCAGTTTTCACTAGATGGCCACTCGGCACTGACCCTTCACACAGAAGATGATGACACCAATCAGTCTGTCTCGTCCATTGAGGATGATTTTGTGACTGCTTTTGAGCACTTGGAAGAGGAGGAGGCTGGAACTGAACATGGAACAGCAG GCTTTGATCCCAAACACCAGGATTCAGCTCTACAAGCCTTCACGCTAGATATTGCTGAGACAACAATTCCTGGTGACACTCCACAAAGACTTTCCTTTGACCAGTCAGCCCTCCCGTTACTTCAGAATTCACAGTGCTCAAGGCAATGGTCATCTGCTAAAAGCTCAGTTATAACATTAAGCTCAGATCCTGGGAAGCAAAGAAGCTTTTACAGACAGCGTAATGCTCCCATCTTCACATCCAGTAACAGGCATAAAtgtgtgccctctgtttctccctctgaaTCTGAAGACTCAGGAGGCTCAAGTCCAAGTCCTGTCATCTTCTTGGATGAGGAAGGCTACCAGAAAAGTCTGAAAGCCAACCTGGAATTACCCCAGATTCCAATACTCAAAGACGACATTGAGGACTCAGACTCTGAACTGAGTGAATTCTTCGACAGCTTTGACCAATTTGACGACCTGAGTGAAATGTTAGTGGGCACGGCTGCGAACTTGCAGCACGGCTCCGACCCTCCGAATCCACTGCTGAGGAATAACTCTACGGCAAAGCTGCCTTCAGACTTCACCCTGCAACAGTGCCCGACTGCCGCTGCTGCTATGAATCCACAGAGGTTTGACCAGCCAGTCCTCCCTGCCAATGTAAAGAAGCCAACTGCTCGCAAGGCAGAATCACCCTATAACAACCTATCTGATGTCCCAGATTCCCCTCGGCCAATGAATACCTCAGGAGAAGATAGCAGTCCACTCTTCAGCCCTGTCCATTCTTCAGCCTTCAGCCCCCTTGCTGCTTGTGGGAATTCTGAGGGCTTTGGCAGAGTCGGAGCCTCTGACACTCCCATTTATCACGTACTGAACCTAGGAGGGCTTTCCAACACGTCCTCAAATGATGTCAGCAATGTTCCACACTGCATTAAGTGTTCTGTTTTCAAATATCCACAGACCAGTGGTTCTGAGCAGAGAGGAGCAGCTGGATCCACTCAGGATATACACTGGTCAGGTGGATTTGCATATTTGGGAAAGCCAGCTTCCAATGAAAATTCCAACATGAAAGACTGTACACTACCTCAGCAGAAATGTTCAAACGTGCTTAAAGATGGCATTCAACGCATCGCCACGGAACTTGTGGAGAAAAGTCTTGGTGGTGCCTTTAAGGACTTACAAAAGGGTGTTACTTCATGCACGAGTACTCTGTGCCATCTAGCTGCAAGACTGGCATCCTCTGTGATTCACATGGCACTACAGGAGATTGGGGCAAGACAAGCCTTTGCACGGAGGCGGACTGCCATCAACTGTCTAGCAGATTATTTGGTTGGTGATGCAATCTCTGGAGCGTTTCAGGAGTTGGAGTTTGTGAAGAAACAGATCTTCAACAATGCTGTTGCCCGGTTTGCCACCGACCTGGCTGAGGAGCTCGTTTTTGAGGGAATCATGGAGGTTTGTCAGTTCTCCCATCCACCGACACCTACATCCATCACAAGCTGGTCACTGGAAGATGAAGCAAAGGTTGTCAGCTGCTATGCAAGAGATTTGTCTGAGTCGGTCCTTCAGGAAGCCTTCATTGAACTGTCTCAAGTGGATGTGACATTCACACCACAAGCAGCCATTAGTATTTCCCTAGATAATATAAAAGATGTTGGAGGTGAAGATGTAACCCAGGCACTAAAGATTATTAATGATGCAGTCAACGTTAAAGAGGAAACACTGCTTAGACATCCTGAAGGCTGCTACACAGATGCTGTTGCAGGCAAAGACCTTGATGTCTTGCACTCACCAGAGGCAGACTACAAGATAACAAAAGCTTTACTCTGGGTTTCTGGCATTCTGAGTTGTGTATCTGTTCCCAGTGTTGTCAAGACGCTTTCGTGTGATTTTTCAGATTCTGCACTGCACTCTTGTTGCCATCATGTATCGTCCAAAGTCAAACTCGAACAAGCTCCAAAGTCCAGTCTTGCTAGGCCAGGTTCAAGGAGCAGAAAAGTGGATAAAGTGTCACCTGTCAGCTGTGTGCACCAACTGGTAAATCAAGCAAACAGTGCCAACTGCAGTGGGTATGTTTTTTGTGACACCATGAATCTGTGTATGGAGGCTTCAGACTGTGAAACCTCAACGAAAAGTGAAGGCTTGGACACTAATGAGGTTTCTCCTACAATAGACAAGAATTGTCAAACAGCAGTGGCGATGCTTGATTTTGTGGTCAATAATGCTTTTGATTTAGTGACTGTGCCTAAAGTGGAGTACGAGGTAGAGGAGTATGCTTCTCAGTTAAGTAAAAAAATACTCTTTGAACGTGTCTCTGAAAGTCCACCAGTTTCCCAGAAGCACTTTGCTGCACACTTGGCTGAAGCAATTGTGAGGAATTCAGTGGATGAGGTGAAAACAAAAGCCATAATGCCTTATAAAGATGGCGGTTCACAGGCTGCTGATGTCGAAACTAGTCAAGCCCCTGCTGCAAGGCTTCAGGAGATTCCAGAGGGACAGATGCTGGATCAGTTTTCAGTCAGGAAACTTATTTCAGACAGACAGCATCAGGACATGTGCTCTCAGTCACCAGATTTGTTGCGAACCCCTCCTGTGTCACCGAATGAATGTATTCCTGGCAAACATTTGACTATCCCTCAGCATTTTGCACAGGAGCTGAAAGGCCACCTAGCAGAAGAGTTTCCTCCCTGTACTCCACCTCCTAGTCCTACTGTGGGTCTCAAGAATTCAGGTGTTGATAGTACAGAAGGTGTCCGTGGTCCTGAGCTGGCAGATAGCTTAATGTCATTGACCGAACATCTTCAGGGTCAAGCCGTGATGTCAACTTTCCAGACACTCTCAGCAGATATAAATGGGCCAAACCAGGAGCTGAGTTTAGGGTTGCTTGGAAAGTCGAGAGCAGGACTTAATAAAGATGGATTGTTTTCTGAGGAACGTCTTGACCATGTTGAAGGAAGCAGGTCCCCAGAAACACCACCTCCTACACCACAGCAATCATTCCACGGAAAGAGTCTGAGGAGTTTTAGTCGGAAACTTAAAGGAGAGTTGGCTAAAGAGTTCATGCCAGTGACCCCACCTTCTACCCCCCATAACCATTCTGCCCCAAGCATGGCGGTGATGACCCAGGATACTGAGCAAAAGGCCGAGTTTGTGCTGAAGCTAATGAGGTCGCTGTCTGAAGAGGTTCTGGATAATGAGGATGATGAAAATTTTGACTTTGCTGAGAGGCACAGTGAGTCAAGGGAGCAGCCCAGTCCGAGGCGGGAAACCAAGGTTTTGGAGAAAGAAGAACTAAAGTTGGATATTAAGAGACATGCCCTGCATTATGCCAATCAGCTAGCATCCAGTATAGTGTCCATGGCAACCGAAATTGCAGCAATCTGCGTCGAAGATGCCAGCAAGTGCGATGCCAGTAAAATAAGGAACTTCAGGGTACCCCCCAGCAGCCTGTGGAGGTCAGCAGCCAGAAGTGAGCTACACACCTGGGGCTCCGGTGCTGAAATTAAATTTCCCGAAGAAGTTGTGGGGTCCTTGTGGAGCTACGCTGGCAAAGTTGCTGGAGAGGTCATTCGGGACGCTAAAAAAATTCTCAGCTCAAAGAAGCAGAAGGTGAGAAAGTTCAAGAAAGATGTGGGCCAAGCGGAAAGCAGTGAATCCAGCTATGGAGAACAAGAGCATGTTGGAGGTGAAGGGTTAAATACCTTGGCTGATCATTGGTCCCAGGAGCTTGTAGATTCGGTGCATCACTCACCTTCAGGTAGTGCACCTGGGCTCATGTCGAAGCATTCAAgctgtgagagtgtgactgatgAGTATGCAGAATACATCATGCGAATGATCAGCAGGGAAGGTGGAAATGGTGAGGTAATAGTGGATCATTATGCCAGTAAACTTGCCTTTAGGACAGTGAAAGTTGGCCTGGAACAAGCAGCCAGGAGGATCAGGCAAAAGTATAAGAGGAGACTGCTCTCCTACCAACAGTCAAGAGGTGAGGATGGGACGAAGGAACTTTTGAAGTTTTTGACGAGGGAGGACGCCCAAGATGGGGACCTCTGCAGCAGAGGCCATGATCAAAGACTAAGCAGAAAGGACTCCAGAGATTTGACGAGGTTTGCAGAATCGGTTGCTCAAACAATCACTTATGAAGTCACGCAGAAACTGAAGACCGTGTCTGGCATACATGGCTTACCCAAGTCCCTAACAGATTCTTGCCTGTACGAAAGGTCCCAACTGGAACAGATGGCAGAGGGTCTTATCAAGAAGACATGGACCTGCTCAATCAAACCCGTTATCCAGAGGAACAAACGCTTTCACAGTACAGGAAGTTTAGACAACTACAGTCACAGCATCGATAGCACAAATCGAGCTCTTGAACATTATGTGGGGAAAAGTGTGGATAGTGCAGTCCAGCTAAGTATGGCTGAGACTGGTGATGGTGCTCTCGAAAGCAGGAAACAGAAAGAATGCTTAGCATATGCTGAAAAGTTGACAGAAATGGTTTTAAAATGCTCTCTAACTGATAAAGAGTCACGAAGTTACATTAATAGGCTAAGCTCCCAGACTACTGCCTTGTGCAGCAAAAATGCCACCAGAACGCCATGGCTCAACAGTAAAGCACTTAGCAAGCCAGAGCATTCTGTCCACCGCACAGTCGGAGCTTGCCAGCTAGATGTGCCGAGGATTCACATTGAGTTGGAACAGAGAGGACTTTTTCCAGAGGATTTGATGTCTGTGGCCATTGAAAAAGCCAAGCGAGATCTCAGTAACACCAGCCTGGCAGCAGATAGTGGCATCGGACAGGACGGGACAAGTTTCACCGAAAGCCTCGCTGCAGAAATAATGACTTCAGCTATGATCAGTGCAAGCCAGTCAATTGTAAG
- the akap11 gene encoding A-kinase anchor protein 11 isoform X3, producing MDNRIESGCSKSRMSLRKEMLSSQHQFSMKTLLQSTRQLCNVTLGQHCKGNDNITEVTFLGFSSSTEDEDLVDKQALAAIDSELSGLLNSFQLHKLKNTEIALLTGLKKHSRTKENTVSQHSPSEMVCVMRHPPASLKFTDSSVFSALSKYTRAIQFSLDGHSALTLHTEDDDTNQSVSSIEDDFVTAFEHLEEEEAGTEHGTAGFDPKHQDSALQAFTLDIAETTIPGDTPQRLSFDQSALPLLQNSQCSRQWSSAKSSVITLSSDPGKQRSFYRQRNAPIFTSSNRHKCVPSVSPSESEDSGGSSPSPVIFLDEEGYQKSLKANLELPQIPILKDDIEDSDSELSEFFDSFDQFDDLSEMLVGTAANLQHGSDPPNPLLRNNSTAKLPSDFTLQQCPTAAAAMNPQRFDQPVLPANVKKPTARKAESPYNNLSDVPDSPRPMNTSGEDSSPLFSPVHSSAFSPLAACGNSEGFGRVGASDTPIYHVLNLGGLSNTSSNDVSNVPHCIKCSVFKYPQTSGSEQRGAAGSTQDIHWSGGFAYLGKPASNENSNMKDCTLPQQKCSNVLKDGIQRIATELVEKSLGGAFKDLQKGVTSCTSTLCHLAARLASSVIHMALQEIGARQAFARRRTAINCLADYLVGDAISGAFQELEFVKKQIFNNAVARFATDLAEELVFEGIMEVCQFSHPPTPTSITSWSLEDEAKVVSCYARDLSESVLQEAFIELSQVDVTFTPQAAISISLDNIKDVGGEDVTQALKIINDAVNVKEETLLRHPEGCYTDAVAGKDLDVLHSPEADYKITKALLWVSGILSCVSVPSVVKTLSCDFSDSALHSCCHHVSSKVKLEQAPKSSLARPGSRSRKVDKVSPVSCVHQLVNQANSANCSGYVFCDTMNLCMEASDCETSTKSEGLDTNEVSPTIDKNCQTAVAMLDFVVNNAFDLVTVPKVEYEVEEYASQLSKKILFERVSESPPVSQKHFAAHLAEAIVRNSVDEVKTKAIMPYKDGGSQAADVETSQAPAARLQEIPEGQMLDQFSVRKLISDRQHQDMCSQSPDLLRTPPVSPNECIPGKHLTIPQHFAQELKGHLAEEFPPCTPPPSPTVGLKNSGVDSTEGVRGPELADSLMSLTEHLQGQAVMSTFQTLSADINGPNQELSLGLLGKSRAGLNKDGLFSEERLDHVEGSRSPETPPPTPQQSFHGKSLRSFSRKLKGELAKEFMPVTPPSTPHNHSAPSMAVMTQDTEQKAEFVLKLMRSLSEEVLDNEDDENFDFAERHSESREQPSPRRETKVLEKEELKLDIKRHALHYANQLASSIVSMATEIAAICVEDASKCDASKIRNFRVPPSSLWRSAARSELHTWGSGAEIKFPEEVVGSLWSYAGKVAGEVIRDAKKILSSKKQKVRKFKKDVGQAESSESSYGEQEHVGGEGLNTLADHWSQELVDSVHHSPSGSAPGLMSKHSSCESVTDEYAEYIMRMISREGGNGEVIVDHYASKLAFRTVKVGLEQAARRIRQKYKRRLLSYQQSRGEDGTKELLKFLTREDAQDGDLCSRGHDQRLSRKDSRDLTRFAESVAQTITYEVTQKLKTVSGIHGLPKSLTDSCLYERSQLEQMAEGLIKKTWTCSIKPVIQRNKRFHSTGSLDNYSHSIDSTNRALEHYVGKSVDSAVQLSMAETGDGALESRKQKECLAYAEKLTEMVLKCSLTDKESRSYINRLSSQTTALCSKNATRTPWLNSKALSKPEHSVHRTVGACQLDVPRIHIELEQRGLFPEDLMSVAIEKAKRDLSNTSLAADSGIGQDGTSFTESLAAEIMTSAMISASQSIVSASLKDGMRSSDSTTSQQLSLSVGDDSTGSWSNLSFEDEHPDETSSFLHLSDSDNSEDTEEEVQEDSEGMMQVKEILSILNIDLEPCSHDPQMRAVLQWIAASQSPVSLVYFKECYENELLHFPAVVRKAEVRGWKICDLLQAVLRYCNDVEQHPTGGHYIRTPLFDWLLENT from the exons ATGCTGAGCAGCCAACACCAATTTTCAATGAAGACCTTGCTACAGAGCACGCGGCAACTGTGTAATGTTACACTTGGTCAGCATTGTAAGGGAAATGACAACATTACTGAG GTCACTTTCTTAGGGTTTTCCAGTTCAACTGAAGATGAAGATTTGGTTGACAAACAG GCCCTGGCTGCTATTGATTCGGAGCTATCCGGTTTGCTGAATTCATTCCAGCTCCACAAGCTGAAGAACACTGAAATCGCTCTTTTGACAGGTTTGAAGAAACACTCCAGGACAAAGGAGAACACTGTTAGCCAG CATTCCCCATCTGAAATGGTTTGTGTAATGAGGCACCCACCAGCATCTCTAAAGTTCACCGACAGCTCTGTGTTCTCTGCACTCAGCAAATACACCAGAGCAATTCAGTTTTCACTAGATGGCCACTCGGCACTGACCCTTCACACAGAAGATGATGACACCAATCAGTCTGTCTCGTCCATTGAGGATGATTTTGTGACTGCTTTTGAGCACTTGGAAGAGGAGGAGGCTGGAACTGAACATGGAACAGCAG GCTTTGATCCCAAACACCAGGATTCAGCTCTACAAGCCTTCACGCTAGATATTGCTGAGACAACAATTCCTGGTGACACTCCACAAAGACTTTCCTTTGACCAGTCAGCCCTCCCGTTACTTCAGAATTCACAGTGCTCAAGGCAATGGTCATCTGCTAAAAGCTCAGTTATAACATTAAGCTCAGATCCTGGGAAGCAAAGAAGCTTTTACAGACAGCGTAATGCTCCCATCTTCACATCCAGTAACAGGCATAAAtgtgtgccctctgtttctccctctgaaTCTGAAGACTCAGGAGGCTCAAGTCCAAGTCCTGTCATCTTCTTGGATGAGGAAGGCTACCAGAAAAGTCTGAAAGCCAACCTGGAATTACCCCAGATTCCAATACTCAAAGACGACATTGAGGACTCAGACTCTGAACTGAGTGAATTCTTCGACAGCTTTGACCAATTTGACGACCTGAGTGAAATGTTAGTGGGCACGGCTGCGAACTTGCAGCACGGCTCCGACCCTCCGAATCCACTGCTGAGGAATAACTCTACGGCAAAGCTGCCTTCAGACTTCACCCTGCAACAGTGCCCGACTGCCGCTGCTGCTATGAATCCACAGAGGTTTGACCAGCCAGTCCTCCCTGCCAATGTAAAGAAGCCAACTGCTCGCAAGGCAGAATCACCCTATAACAACCTATCTGATGTCCCAGATTCCCCTCGGCCAATGAATACCTCAGGAGAAGATAGCAGTCCACTCTTCAGCCCTGTCCATTCTTCAGCCTTCAGCCCCCTTGCTGCTTGTGGGAATTCTGAGGGCTTTGGCAGAGTCGGAGCCTCTGACACTCCCATTTATCACGTACTGAACCTAGGAGGGCTTTCCAACACGTCCTCAAATGATGTCAGCAATGTTCCACACTGCATTAAGTGTTCTGTTTTCAAATATCCACAGACCAGTGGTTCTGAGCAGAGAGGAGCAGCTGGATCCACTCAGGATATACACTGGTCAGGTGGATTTGCATATTTGGGAAAGCCAGCTTCCAATGAAAATTCCAACATGAAAGACTGTACACTACCTCAGCAGAAATGTTCAAACGTGCTTAAAGATGGCATTCAACGCATCGCCACGGAACTTGTGGAGAAAAGTCTTGGTGGTGCCTTTAAGGACTTACAAAAGGGTGTTACTTCATGCACGAGTACTCTGTGCCATCTAGCTGCAAGACTGGCATCCTCTGTGATTCACATGGCACTACAGGAGATTGGGGCAAGACAAGCCTTTGCACGGAGGCGGACTGCCATCAACTGTCTAGCAGATTATTTGGTTGGTGATGCAATCTCTGGAGCGTTTCAGGAGTTGGAGTTTGTGAAGAAACAGATCTTCAACAATGCTGTTGCCCGGTTTGCCACCGACCTGGCTGAGGAGCTCGTTTTTGAGGGAATCATGGAGGTTTGTCAGTTCTCCCATCCACCGACACCTACATCCATCACAAGCTGGTCACTGGAAGATGAAGCAAAGGTTGTCAGCTGCTATGCAAGAGATTTGTCTGAGTCGGTCCTTCAGGAAGCCTTCATTGAACTGTCTCAAGTGGATGTGACATTCACACCACAAGCAGCCATTAGTATTTCCCTAGATAATATAAAAGATGTTGGAGGTGAAGATGTAACCCAGGCACTAAAGATTATTAATGATGCAGTCAACGTTAAAGAGGAAACACTGCTTAGACATCCTGAAGGCTGCTACACAGATGCTGTTGCAGGCAAAGACCTTGATGTCTTGCACTCACCAGAGGCAGACTACAAGATAACAAAAGCTTTACTCTGGGTTTCTGGCATTCTGAGTTGTGTATCTGTTCCCAGTGTTGTCAAGACGCTTTCGTGTGATTTTTCAGATTCTGCACTGCACTCTTGTTGCCATCATGTATCGTCCAAAGTCAAACTCGAACAAGCTCCAAAGTCCAGTCTTGCTAGGCCAGGTTCAAGGAGCAGAAAAGTGGATAAAGTGTCACCTGTCAGCTGTGTGCACCAACTGGTAAATCAAGCAAACAGTGCCAACTGCAGTGGGTATGTTTTTTGTGACACCATGAATCTGTGTATGGAGGCTTCAGACTGTGAAACCTCAACGAAAAGTGAAGGCTTGGACACTAATGAGGTTTCTCCTACAATAGACAAGAATTGTCAAACAGCAGTGGCGATGCTTGATTTTGTGGTCAATAATGCTTTTGATTTAGTGACTGTGCCTAAAGTGGAGTACGAGGTAGAGGAGTATGCTTCTCAGTTAAGTAAAAAAATACTCTTTGAACGTGTCTCTGAAAGTCCACCAGTTTCCCAGAAGCACTTTGCTGCACACTTGGCTGAAGCAATTGTGAGGAATTCAGTGGATGAGGTGAAAACAAAAGCCATAATGCCTTATAAAGATGGCGGTTCACAGGCTGCTGATGTCGAAACTAGTCAAGCCCCTGCTGCAAGGCTTCAGGAGATTCCAGAGGGACAGATGCTGGATCAGTTTTCAGTCAGGAAACTTATTTCAGACAGACAGCATCAGGACATGTGCTCTCAGTCACCAGATTTGTTGCGAACCCCTCCTGTGTCACCGAATGAATGTATTCCTGGCAAACATTTGACTATCCCTCAGCATTTTGCACAGGAGCTGAAAGGCCACCTAGCAGAAGAGTTTCCTCCCTGTACTCCACCTCCTAGTCCTACTGTGGGTCTCAAGAATTCAGGTGTTGATAGTACAGAAGGTGTCCGTGGTCCTGAGCTGGCAGATAGCTTAATGTCATTGACCGAACATCTTCAGGGTCAAGCCGTGATGTCAACTTTCCAGACACTCTCAGCAGATATAAATGGGCCAAACCAGGAGCTGAGTTTAGGGTTGCTTGGAAAGTCGAGAGCAGGACTTAATAAAGATGGATTGTTTTCTGAGGAACGTCTTGACCATGTTGAAGGAAGCAGGTCCCCAGAAACACCACCTCCTACACCACAGCAATCATTCCACGGAAAGAGTCTGAGGAGTTTTAGTCGGAAACTTAAAGGAGAGTTGGCTAAAGAGTTCATGCCAGTGACCCCACCTTCTACCCCCCATAACCATTCTGCCCCAAGCATGGCGGTGATGACCCAGGATACTGAGCAAAAGGCCGAGTTTGTGCTGAAGCTAATGAGGTCGCTGTCTGAAGAGGTTCTGGATAATGAGGATGATGAAAATTTTGACTTTGCTGAGAGGCACAGTGAGTCAAGGGAGCAGCCCAGTCCGAGGCGGGAAACCAAGGTTTTGGAGAAAGAAGAACTAAAGTTGGATATTAAGAGACATGCCCTGCATTATGCCAATCAGCTAGCATCCAGTATAGTGTCCATGGCAACCGAAATTGCAGCAATCTGCGTCGAAGATGCCAGCAAGTGCGATGCCAGTAAAATAAGGAACTTCAGGGTACCCCCCAGCAGCCTGTGGAGGTCAGCAGCCAGAAGTGAGCTACACACCTGGGGCTCCGGTGCTGAAATTAAATTTCCCGAAGAAGTTGTGGGGTCCTTGTGGAGCTACGCTGGCAAAGTTGCTGGAGAGGTCATTCGGGACGCTAAAAAAATTCTCAGCTCAAAGAAGCAGAAGGTGAGAAAGTTCAAGAAAGATGTGGGCCAAGCGGAAAGCAGTGAATCCAGCTATGGAGAACAAGAGCATGTTGGAGGTGAAGGGTTAAATACCTTGGCTGATCATTGGTCCCAGGAGCTTGTAGATTCGGTGCATCACTCACCTTCAGGTAGTGCACCTGGGCTCATGTCGAAGCATTCAAgctgtgagagtgtgactgatgAGTATGCAGAATACATCATGCGAATGATCAGCAGGGAAGGTGGAAATGGTGAGGTAATAGTGGATCATTATGCCAGTAAACTTGCCTTTAGGACAGTGAAAGTTGGCCTGGAACAAGCAGCCAGGAGGATCAGGCAAAAGTATAAGAGGAGACTGCTCTCCTACCAACAGTCAAGAGGTGAGGATGGGACGAAGGAACTTTTGAAGTTTTTGACGAGGGAGGACGCCCAAGATGGGGACCTCTGCAGCAGAGGCCATGATCAAAGACTAAGCAGAAAGGACTCCAGAGATTTGACGAGGTTTGCAGAATCGGTTGCTCAAACAATCACTTATGAAGTCACGCAGAAACTGAAGACCGTGTCTGGCATACATGGCTTACCCAAGTCCCTAACAGATTCTTGCCTGTACGAAAGGTCCCAACTGGAACAGATGGCAGAGGGTCTTATCAAGAAGACATGGACCTGCTCAATCAAACCCGTTATCCAGAGGAACAAACGCTTTCACAGTACAGGAAGTTTAGACAACTACAGTCACAGCATCGATAGCACAAATCGAGCTCTTGAACATTATGTGGGGAAAAGTGTGGATAGTGCAGTCCAGCTAAGTATGGCTGAGACTGGTGATGGTGCTCTCGAAAGCAGGAAACAGAAAGAATGCTTAGCATATGCTGAAAAGTTGACAGAAATGGTTTTAAAATGCTCTCTAACTGATAAAGAGTCACGAAGTTACATTAATAGGCTAAGCTCCCAGACTACTGCCTTGTGCAGCAAAAATGCCACCAGAACGCCATGGCTCAACAGTAAAGCACTTAGCAAGCCAGAGCATTCTGTCCACCGCACAGTCGGAGCTTGCCAGCTAGATGTGCCGAGGATTCACATTGAGTTGGAACAGAGAGGACTTTTTCCAGAGGATTTGATGTCTGTGGCCATTGAAAAAGCCAAGCGAGATCTCAGTAACACCAGCCTGGCAGCAGATAGTGGCATCGGACAGGACGGGACAAGTTTCACCGAAAGCCTCGCTGCAGAAATAATGACTTCAGCTATGATCAGTGCAAGCCAGTCAATTGTAAG